From Serratia fonticola:
CAGATGGCGGCTGCTGACGTGGGCTTTCTCCGCCACCTGGGGGACCGACCACTCGGCCTCCGGCTCAGCGGCCATGACATCCTGAGCCCGATGCACGGCAGGATGCAGATGATTGCGATAGCGTAACCACGGGGAAAGCTGCGGATCGTCGCCAGAGCGGCGGAAATAAACCACCATCTCACGGGCAACCTCCAGCGCACGGTCAGCCCCACAGTATTGATTGACCAGGTGCAGCGCCAGATCGATACCGGCGGTAATGCCCGCGCTGGTAAACACCCCACGATCCTCAACAAAAATGCGGTTTTCCTTCACCAGCGCGGCCGGTGCCTGCTGGCGCAGACGGTCGATTACGGCGTGGTGAGTGGTGCAATGATAGCCGTCGAGCAAGCCTGCCTGGGCGGCTAACAGCGCGCCGGAACAGACGCAAACCAGGTTAATCTGCCGCTGGGCCAAAGCCGGGCGCAATGCCCGGAGCCAATTGCGCGCCAGAGCCGCTTCCTCAGTAGCAAAGTAATGCGTAGAGTCCGCCACCCCCGGTATCACCAGAATATCCCCTTCGTTCCATCGTTGCGGTAAGGGAGCTAGCTGGCCGATCGTCATGCCGATAGAACAGGTCACTTGCGGCACTGGGCTGACATAGTGCAGTTGGAACTGTCCGGCAAGCCGCAATACCTCTGCCGGGCCGCTGACATCCAGTAACAGCACGTTGGGGAGCATCAGAAAGTAAACGGCCTTGGGCATAACACCATCCTGTTAGGCAAAGAAATGCGTAGTCATGTGTATGGTGTGAGGTATGGCTTTGGTTCAGTGATCGCCCCTCACCCTAACCCTCTCCCGTAGGGAGAGGGGACCGAACGTGCCACAACTTTACTCCCGCTCCTGACTTCTACTCCGAGAAATTTAACGGGCTACAGGTTAGCTCCCGTACCTGAATACAACACCGTACCAGCTCCCTCTCCCTGTGGGAGAGGGTTGGGGTGAGGGGAAAACACAGTGGCCGGATGACTGACAAAACGCTAGCCCCAAAAAAATCAGCAACAGGTTCGGGCATTAGCTTTGAGCATGTAAAAGTTGCGCCAATGCTTCATCGACGCTGGCAATGGTGGCAAAGCGGTCGACCAGCACGGTTTCAGTATGCCGCTTTAACTGCTCGGGGGTAAAGAGGCTGCCGTCCGGATGATGCATCGGGAAAGTGAGCGTGGCTTCGGTCACAAACGTCACTTTATAGCCCAGATCCGAGGCGACGCGGGTGGTGGTTTCACAGCATTGCTCGGTGCGAATGCCGCTGATAATCAGATGGTCGACCTGGCGTTCGCGCAGCCAGGCATCCAGGCCAGATTCAGTCAGCGCATTGTGCACTCGCTTTTGCACCGTTACGTCAGCCTGATGGCTCAGAAACGGCAGGCGTTTCACATACCCAGACGCCAAAGAGAACGGCCCCTCAGGCGAGACATGGAACACGTCGACCAGCGGCACCCCTTGCTGCTGGCAACCTGTGATCAGGCGCGTCAGCGCCTGTTGAAACACCGGCAGGTCGTCTTCCTGCCAGAACGGACGATGCTGAAAGGATTGTTGAACATCGATGATCAATAGTGCGCTACGTGACATTTTCGGCCCTCCTCAATTTGGTGTAAGACCATACTGCGCTTGCGGTAGTCCAGAAAGAAGGCCAAAAACGGCCATCATTATGGCAATAGCGGACCAGCGTTGAGGGGTGGTAAACCCCTCAT
This genomic window contains:
- a CDS encoding GlxA family transcriptional regulator; its protein translation is MPKAVYFLMLPNVLLLDVSGPAEVLRLAGQFQLHYVSPVPQVTCSIGMTIGQLAPLPQRWNEGDILVIPGVADSTHYFATEEAALARNWLRALRPALAQRQINLVCVCSGALLAAQAGLLDGYHCTTHHAVIDRLRQQAPAALVKENRIFVEDRGVFTSAGITAGIDLALHLVNQYCGADRALEVAREMVVYFRRSGDDPQLSPWLRYRNHLHPAVHRAQDVMAAEPEAEWSVPQVAEKAHVSSRHLARLFRLHIGLSVREYHEQLRLAVAQQRLQQGYGLEKAALTAGFSSGRQLRRAQQRWQA
- a CDS encoding cysteine hydrolase family protein, which produces MSRSALLIIDVQQSFQHRPFWQEDDLPVFQQALTRLITGCQQQGVPLVDVFHVSPEGPFSLASGYVKRLPFLSHQADVTVQKRVHNALTESGLDAWLRERQVDHLIISGIRTEQCCETTTRVASDLGYKVTFVTEATLTFPMHHPDGSLFTPEQLKRHTETVLVDRFATIASVDEALAQLLHAQS